The following are encoded together in the Lytechinus variegatus isolate NC3 chromosome 19, Lvar_3.0, whole genome shotgun sequence genome:
- the LOC121405999 gene encoding G-protein coupled receptor moody-like — protein sequence MNIATTASVNNSVNESAVENIIPRIVLSGWLGFVGVVGFFGNLLIVTVVVIYPKLRTITNVYVTSLAMADMMTCLTIPFTIVGVVSTTGWPLSDASCVLVAVVSFVCTGSSVWHLAIIGFNRMVLITMTSSRYRKIFSKSNVLIFLLVTWFIPLSVILVPYLGGFTRLGYADGPHTCSDIEENEDGSENMIHTYLQATFLTCFPLALVLFFYFRIFIFIRKHESNKNTWKTNSLTRESVPPSSGRKPAADTAGTSQSMTPIGSNDAAVPGASSAKDTAQAPSTSGNNRVHPTAATKNNSRNSLEYKITKNAFYVVLGFLLCVIPYGICILGGYGPGGTPLALAFLLFNSCLNPLIYGTKHPQFRSSLGKMFRGRFTGPLFTSHAVGPVDH from the exons ATGAATATAGCAACAACTGCCAGCGTGAACAACAGTGTGAACGAATCCGCCGTCGAAAACATCATCCCCCGCATCGTCCTCAGCGGTTGGCTTGGCTTCGTGGGCGTTGTCGGATTCTTCGGAAACCTCCTCATCGTCACCGTGGTCGTCATCTACCCGAAGCTCCGCACGATCACCAATGTTTATGTGACAAGCTTGGCGATGGCGGACATGATGACGTGTCTCACTATCCCGTTCACGATCGTCGGCGTGGTGTCGACCACGGGTTGGCCGTTGTCGGACGCGTCCTGCGTTCTCGTCGCCGTCGTCTCATTCGTTTGCACGGGATCCAGTGTTTGGCATTTGGCCATCATCGGATTCAACCGTATGGTCCTGATTACGATGACGTCATCAAGATATCGAAAG ATCTTTTCAAAGTCGAACGTGttgatttttctgcttgtcaCATGGTTCATCCCACTGAGCGTGATCCTGGTGCCTTATCTTGGGGGTTTCACTCGTCTAGGATATGCCGATGGACCGCACACCTGTTCAGACattgaagaaaatgaagatg GCTCGGAGAATATGATTCACACCTACCTGCAGGCAACGTTCTTGACCTGTTTCCCACTCGCTCTCGTTCTCTTCTTCTACTTCcgcatcttcatcttcatccgCAAGCATGAAAGCAACAAGAACACATGGAAGACCAATTCATTAACCAGAGAAAGCGTCCCTCCATCGTCTGGGCGAAAACCAGCAGCCGACACTGCGGGAACGAGTCAGTCCATGACTCCGATAGGATCGAACGATGCTGCAGTACCAGGAGCCAGTTCTGCCAAGGATACCGCACAGGCGCCCTCTACGTCCGGAAATAATAGG GTTCATCCAACCGCTGCCACCAAAAACAACAGTCGAAACTCCCTCGAGTACAAGATCACCAAGAATGCCTTCTACGTGGTCCTTGGTTTCCTCCTGTGTGTGATTCCTTACGGTATTTGCATCCTAGGTGGGTACGGACCAGGTGGTACGCCGTTGGCATTGGCCTTTCTTCTCTTCAACAGTTGCCTTAACCCCCTTATCTATGGAACCAAGCATCCGCAGTTCAGATCTTCTCTGGGGAAGATGTTTAGAGGGCGCTTCACCGGACCGCTCTTCACGTCGCATGCCGTTGGTCCTGTAGATCACTGA